A section of the Paenibacillus aurantius genome encodes:
- a CDS encoding AraC family transcriptional regulator: MLPLPSLQERLTFKQKLILFSLLISHIPVLILGTAASYLASSRIQTEVSAKHELALRQLADQVDTVLKRLDYLSIQLAGDVTIEKSVRMGISMDQLDALEASLDMKDTIAKYRSYSDILLHINLVYHHFSKVFSSRLGLIPENEFPYGAFLFSQPAGTGARIIPANTYPSQKDLLIVRPIGPSGLDGTLVLEVDMSRLYQMLKRVSLGDGSRVLAVNGEGRIVLGETEQEIGTPLEHSLYRRVQASRSPLSDTLMLENRSFHLSSLRSAFNDWSYLVLTPSANLTAKSQQIRNLTWLITGSLSLLCVIMVLFASHRLYVPIQTLLQRLPKLPLSASSSLAELDRFMANMLETNNRLADELKEKLPLLKENLLLQLLRGEISERDFAQQSSRNQLKLDGPVFLLCLFEVDQFAHFQERYWGRDRSLMMYSMSKVITELAGEKQECWTVTPKPGQVALILSLSSFGEAAADEAEALCHQIRFHISLFLKFTVTAAITRPCYSRSRLHEAYQEGLDLLQYRMLLGGDITVQPEAVRQMPAIGQSTRMLIKRQKGIVKRIAEGRIDEASSEFEHFMQELPRVAPAAQSVIGIFTQLLAEVDHGLDELGLDLSELVSLKAYSRLMEAESLDAIKAWFEQEFFPALRSRYEKLSPSVAARLVQQVVEYIHNGAEQELSLQEAASRCGLSPSQLSRMFKEEKGCNFIDYVMECRMSKAKEWLAHTPMPIKEIAERLQYTNTQNFSRAFKQHTGHSPGQYREQAR, encoded by the coding sequence ATGCTCCCCCTCCCTTCCCTGCAGGAAAGACTCACGTTCAAGCAGAAGCTCATCCTCTTCTCGCTCCTGATCAGCCACATCCCGGTGCTGATTCTGGGCACGGCCGCCTCGTATCTGGCTTCGAGCCGGATTCAGACGGAGGTGAGCGCCAAGCATGAGCTGGCCCTCCGGCAGCTGGCCGATCAGGTCGATACCGTCCTGAAGCGGCTGGATTATTTATCGATCCAGCTGGCAGGGGACGTGACCATTGAGAAGTCGGTGCGCATGGGCATCTCCATGGACCAGCTCGACGCCCTCGAAGCCTCCCTCGATATGAAGGATACCATTGCCAAATACCGGAGCTATTCCGATATCCTGTTACATATTAACCTCGTTTATCATCATTTCTCTAAAGTATTTTCGAGCCGCCTCGGCCTCATACCCGAGAATGAATTTCCATACGGAGCCTTTTTGTTCTCCCAGCCGGCCGGGACGGGTGCCCGGATTATCCCGGCCAATACCTACCCTTCGCAGAAGGACCTCCTGATCGTCCGCCCGATCGGGCCGTCCGGCCTCGACGGAACGCTTGTACTCGAGGTGGACATGAGCCGTCTCTACCAGATGCTCAAGCGGGTCAGCCTGGGAGACGGGAGCCGGGTGCTTGCCGTGAACGGCGAAGGGCGGATCGTTCTTGGCGAAACGGAGCAGGAAATCGGCACCCCGCTGGAGCATTCCCTTTACCGGAGGGTACAGGCCTCCCGTTCTCCGCTGAGCGATACCCTGATGCTGGAGAACCGGTCCTTTCACCTGTCTTCGCTTCGTTCCGCCTTTAACGACTGGTCTTATCTCGTTCTGACGCCCAGCGCCAACCTGACGGCCAAATCGCAGCAGATCCGTAACCTGACCTGGCTCATAACCGGCTCCCTGTCGCTCCTCTGCGTCATTATGGTGCTGTTCGCCTCCCACCGGCTCTACGTCCCGATCCAGACCCTGCTCCAAAGATTACCGAAGCTTCCCCTGTCCGCCTCCTCCTCTCTCGCCGAGCTGGACCGCTTCATGGCAAACATGCTGGAGACGAACAACCGCCTGGCCGACGAGCTTAAGGAGAAGCTTCCTCTGCTTAAGGAGAATCTGCTTCTTCAGCTTCTGCGGGGCGAAATATCCGAAAGGGACTTCGCCCAACAAAGCTCCCGGAACCAGCTGAAGCTGGACGGTCCGGTCTTTCTTCTCTGTCTGTTCGAGGTGGATCAATTCGCCCATTTCCAGGAACGTTACTGGGGCCGGGACCGCTCGCTCATGATGTACTCCATGTCCAAAGTGATCACCGAGCTGGCGGGAGAGAAGCAGGAATGCTGGACGGTCACCCCCAAGCCCGGCCAAGTCGCCTTGATCCTCTCCCTGTCCTCCTTCGGTGAAGCCGCTGCGGATGAAGCGGAGGCGCTGTGCCATCAGATCCGGTTTCACATCAGTCTGTTCCTGAAATTCACCGTGACGGCGGCCATCACCCGCCCCTGCTACTCCCGCTCCCGTCTTCACGAGGCCTACCAGGAGGGGCTCGACCTGCTCCAGTACCGGATGCTGCTTGGCGGCGACATCACCGTCCAGCCGGAGGCCGTCCGGCAGATGCCCGCCATCGGCCAGTCCACCCGGATGCTGATCAAACGGCAGAAGGGGATCGTAAAGCGGATCGCGGAAGGGCGGATCGACGAGGCTTCCTCCGAATTCGAACACTTCATGCAGGAGCTGCCCCGGGTGGCGCCGGCCGCCCAGTCCGTTATCGGCATCTTCACCCAGCTTCTGGCCGAGGTGGACCACGGCCTGGACGAGCTCGGCTTGGACCTGTCCGAGCTCGTCAGCCTGAAGGCCTACAGCCGCTTGATGGAGGCCGAATCGCTCGACGCCATCAAGGCCTGGTTCGAGCAGGAGTTCTTCCCGGCCCTGCGGAGCCGGTACGAGAAGCTCTCCCCCTCGGTCGCCGCCCGGCTCGTCCAGCAGGTGGTGGAGTATATCCACAACGGGGCGGAGCAGGAGCTTTCCCTTCAGGAGGCAGCGAGCCGCTGCGGGCTGTCCCCTTCCCAGCTGAGCCGGATGTTCAAGGAAGAGAAGGGCTGCAATTTTATCGACTATGTGATGGAATGCCGGATGTCCAAGGCGAAGGAATGGCTCGCCCATACCCCTATGCCGATCAAGGAAATCGCCGAGCGTCTTCAATATACGAACACCCAAAATTTCTCCCGCGCCTTCAAGCAGCACACCGGCCATTCCCCCGGGCAGTACCGCGAGCAGGCCCGCTGA
- a CDS encoding DUF3934 family protein: protein MSKAKGKGGTGRGTDKKGWNRWQAAANRAKSAPKPYKSKGTKNKDDSPPK, encoded by the coding sequence TTGAGCAAAGCCAAGGGCAAGGGCGGAACGGGCCGGGGAACCGATAAGAAGGGCTGGAACCGCTGGCAGGCTGCCGCAAACCGCGCCAAGAGCGCACCTAAACCATACAAGAGCAAAGGCACTAAAAATAAAGACGACTCACCGCCTAAGTAA
- a CDS encoding extracellular solute-binding protein has product MKENGKASRKTFRIRLEEMASVLREEILSGRRAVGEFLPSELDLTKQFQLSNKSVRKALDMLVEEGLIEKIPKVGNRVCAPLDEKKTLVRIGYHPTTNDETALTEMLAAFHESHPHIQVQTVEIPANFHNSVQEYLDADLLDVFTINQWTFMEFIENGTVDLLEPCEPNPGIYPFLTHAFTHNGLNRVQPFSFSPVILCYNRDHFQQRGLSEPYSGWTWNDLLEHAGKLAVENERFGFYFHLLSQNRWPIFPLQSGMGFERGEDGRYRICGSPLSESLEMCRQIIYMPNVFPTMLSASNADAEELFRNGKVSMIMTSYFGLNRIKDSSISYDIAPLPFLNEARTLLVIIGLAVSRKSKVKEAARQVVEFLQSSEAQLIMRKNTLSIPADKSAAEWKGEESMERPSRYSMYREIVPTFRLLSDLKLNSRQLSEVLQEAKLYWSKLQDIGVTCARIEEIL; this is encoded by the coding sequence ATGAAAGAAAACGGCAAAGCAAGCCGAAAGACGTTTCGGATCAGGCTGGAGGAGATGGCCAGCGTTCTAAGGGAAGAAATTCTGTCCGGCAGAAGAGCGGTGGGGGAGTTCCTGCCGTCGGAGCTGGACTTGACGAAGCAGTTTCAGCTGAGCAACAAATCCGTCCGCAAAGCTCTGGATATGCTGGTGGAAGAGGGACTGATCGAGAAGATCCCGAAGGTGGGCAACCGGGTGTGCGCCCCCTTGGATGAGAAGAAGACGCTGGTGCGCATCGGCTACCATCCGACGACGAACGACGAGACGGCCCTGACCGAAATGCTGGCGGCCTTTCATGAAAGCCATCCTCATATTCAAGTGCAGACAGTTGAGATTCCGGCGAATTTTCACAATTCCGTTCAGGAATATTTGGACGCCGACCTGCTGGATGTTTTCACCATCAATCAATGGACCTTTATGGAGTTTATCGAGAACGGGACCGTCGATCTGCTGGAGCCGTGTGAGCCAAATCCGGGGATTTACCCGTTTCTTACCCATGCGTTCACGCATAATGGCCTGAATAGGGTGCAGCCGTTCTCGTTCTCCCCGGTCATCCTATGCTACAACCGGGATCATTTTCAACAGCGGGGCCTGTCGGAGCCTTACAGCGGCTGGACATGGAACGATCTGCTGGAGCATGCCGGGAAGCTTGCTGTAGAGAACGAGAGGTTCGGCTTCTATTTCCATCTGTTGTCCCAGAACCGGTGGCCGATCTTTCCCCTGCAAAGCGGAATGGGGTTCGAGCGGGGAGAAGACGGACGCTACCGGATTTGCGGAAGTCCGCTAAGCGAAAGCCTGGAGATGTGCCGCCAAATCATTTACATGCCGAACGTCTTTCCGACGATGCTTTCGGCAAGCAACGCGGATGCGGAGGAGCTTTTTCGCAACGGTAAGGTCTCCATGATCATGACGAGTTATTTCGGGCTGAACCGGATCAAGGATTCCTCCATTTCTTATGATATAGCCCCTCTTCCGTTTCTGAACGAAGCGCGGACCCTGCTGGTCATCATCGGATTGGCGGTAAGCCGCAAATCGAAGGTTAAGGAAGCGGCTCGGCAGGTAGTAGAGTTCCTCCAGTCCTCGGAGGCCCAGCTCATCATGAGAAAGAATACGCTCAGTATACCGGCGGACAAGAGCGCGGCGGAATGGAAAGGGGAGGAAAGCATGGAGCGTCCTTCGCGGTACAGCATGTACCGGGAAATCGTTCCGACTTTCCGGCTGCTCAGCGACTTGAAGCTGAATTCCCGGCAGCTGTCGGAGGTTCTGCAGGAGGCCAAGCTCTATTGGTCGAAGCTGCAGGACATCGGAGTCACCTGCGCCCGTATCGAAGAGATTCTTTGA
- a CDS encoding type 2 periplasmic-binding domain-containing protein, producing the protein MIAMKKAVWGSLAAALLLGGCSDSGKKPADAAGTTPDGKKKISLNWFVIADNNAQLPSPDKDFVKQTIEKKFNVDLKIQHMSFGPDYQSKVNLLISSGQSPDMFFMGGRESNKYILDKVVTDMGKYVTPKTMPNYFKYWTNETELKQYQVQGAFGRAPVPFARTQYTSYYIRKDWLDKLNLKIPETYDQMIEVMKAFTFNDPDGNGKNDTYGLTAAGNGANFGRDFPAWYQYGRPAGFILEGDKFIDSASDIKMKEILEDTKKLLAMKVVDPDWYLNKTGLNVEKASQGKAGIILSSARDIAFDNSPTSLQKKTIDVTGVKTVDWQPFHPWASTGVMSEAVPGSPFLFSSKAPEENLQRTAEIMDWLFGEEGFLLTHYGQEGTHYKKEGSKITIIPEAYKKDISDNGNFLNIYGAFTPEEPFVLKLEVINPKETDRDRKIVEKLRTYKYVPSPGTSLTPPQGFDLAAFRAKMNAYHAKILFEEKDASNWPKYREELINKYQGKEIFDNYAKQVSEALGKTYTFVAANP; encoded by the coding sequence TTGATCGCAATGAAGAAAGCGGTATGGGGCTCTCTCGCCGCAGCCCTCTTGCTGGGCGGATGCTCCGACAGCGGCAAGAAGCCAGCCGATGCGGCAGGCACGACCCCGGACGGTAAGAAGAAGATCAGCCTGAACTGGTTCGTGATTGCCGACAACAACGCGCAGCTTCCTTCCCCGGACAAAGATTTTGTCAAACAGACGATCGAGAAGAAATTCAACGTGGATCTCAAAATCCAGCACATGTCGTTCGGTCCCGATTATCAGAGCAAGGTTAATCTGCTGATCTCCTCCGGCCAGTCTCCCGATATGTTCTTTATGGGCGGGCGGGAATCCAACAAGTACATCCTGGATAAAGTGGTAACCGATATGGGCAAGTACGTGACTCCGAAGACGATGCCGAATTACTTCAAATATTGGACCAATGAAACGGAGCTCAAGCAGTACCAGGTGCAGGGCGCTTTCGGGCGGGCCCCGGTGCCTTTTGCCAGAACCCAGTATACGTCGTACTATATCCGCAAGGACTGGCTCGACAAGCTGAACCTCAAGATCCCGGAGACGTACGACCAGATGATCGAGGTTATGAAAGCCTTTACTTTTAACGATCCTGATGGAAACGGCAAGAACGACACCTACGGACTCACGGCAGCCGGCAATGGGGCCAACTTCGGACGCGATTTCCCCGCTTGGTACCAATACGGACGGCCTGCCGGATTTATTCTGGAAGGGGACAAGTTTATCGACTCGGCCAGCGACATTAAGATGAAGGAAATTCTGGAGGACACGAAGAAGCTTCTTGCGATGAAGGTCGTGGATCCGGACTGGTATTTGAACAAGACGGGACTCAATGTGGAGAAAGCGTCCCAGGGCAAGGCGGGCATTATTCTTTCCTCGGCGCGGGACATAGCTTTTGACAATAGCCCTACCAGCCTGCAGAAGAAGACGATCGATGTGACCGGCGTCAAAACGGTGGATTGGCAGCCGTTCCACCCCTGGGCAAGCACGGGCGTGATGTCAGAGGCGGTACCGGGCTCTCCGTTCCTGTTCAGCTCCAAAGCACCGGAGGAAAATCTTCAGCGAACGGCGGAAATTATGGACTGGCTGTTCGGTGAGGAAGGCTTCCTGCTGACCCATTACGGGCAGGAGGGGACCCACTACAAGAAAGAAGGGTCGAAGATTACGATAATCCCCGAAGCGTACAAGAAAGACATATCGGATAACGGCAATTTCCTCAATATTTATGGCGCGTTTACGCCGGAAGAGCCCTTCGTCCTGAAGCTGGAAGTGATTAACCCGAAGGAAACGGACCGTGACCGCAAAATTGTGGAGAAGCTCCGCACCTATAAATATGTACCTTCCCCGGGCACGAGCCTGACTCCGCCGCAGGGCTTCGATCTCGCTGCCTTCCGCGCGAAAATGAACGCCTATCACGCCAAAATCCTGTTCGAGGAGAAGGATGCCTCCAACTGGCCCAAATACCGCGAGGAATTGATCAACAAATACCAGGGCAAAGAGATTTTCGATAATTATGCGAAGCAGGTGTCCGAGGCGCTGGGCAAAACGTATACCTTTGTAGCGGCCAACCCATAA
- a CDS encoding ABC transporter permease, giving the protein MASFTEPLDPVSPLAANRSKREPTIGRKLWNSRYMYAFVLPGALYFLLFKYVPLLGSVIAFQDYSPFQGFLHSDWVGFAHFARIFDNPEVLQVLVNTLTLSFLQIAFAFPVPIGLALLLNEIRNERFKRLLQSFIYLPHFLSWVVVIGIVTLFLRSDGVINSMTAKLFGWPSVQFLQLPWLFKPLLVLEIIWKEAGWGTIVFLAALAAVNPELQEAAIVDGAGRWKRMWHVTLPGIRGTIIILLILRLGTVLDNGFEQIFLMLNPYVEEVGNVLDTYVYYKGILQSDFSFATAVGLFKSVVGLILVVGANKLAKRFGEDGIY; this is encoded by the coding sequence ATGGCATCGTTTACCGAACCGCTCGACCCCGTCTCCCCGCTCGCCGCGAACCGCTCCAAGCGCGAGCCGACCATCGGCCGCAAGCTATGGAACAGCCGCTACATGTATGCGTTTGTCCTGCCGGGAGCCCTGTATTTCCTTCTCTTCAAGTATGTCCCCCTGCTGGGGTCGGTTATCGCCTTTCAGGACTACAGCCCGTTCCAAGGCTTTCTGCACAGCGATTGGGTCGGCTTCGCCCACTTTGCGCGCATCTTCGACAACCCCGAGGTGCTCCAGGTGCTGGTCAACACGCTGACACTGTCCTTCCTGCAGATCGCCTTCGCCTTCCCGGTTCCGATCGGGCTCGCCCTGCTGCTGAACGAGATCCGGAACGAACGGTTCAAGCGTCTCCTGCAATCCTTCATCTACCTTCCCCACTTTCTGTCGTGGGTGGTGGTGATCGGCATCGTCACTCTGTTTCTGCGGAGCGACGGCGTGATCAATTCCATGACCGCCAAGCTGTTCGGCTGGCCGTCGGTGCAGTTTCTTCAGCTTCCCTGGCTGTTCAAGCCCTTGCTCGTCCTGGAAATTATATGGAAGGAAGCCGGGTGGGGGACCATCGTCTTCCTGGCCGCCCTGGCCGCGGTAAACCCGGAGCTGCAGGAAGCCGCGATCGTGGACGGAGCGGGACGCTGGAAACGAATGTGGCACGTGACCCTGCCTGGCATCCGCGGCACGATCATCATTTTGCTCATTCTGCGGCTCGGCACGGTGCTTGACAATGGCTTCGAACAGATTTTCCTCATGCTGAACCCTTATGTCGAGGAGGTCGGGAATGTGCTCGACACCTATGTCTATTACAAAGGCATTCTGCAGTCGGATTTCAGCTTTGCCACCGCAGTAGGCCTGTTCAAGTCGGTCGTCGGCCTCATTCTCGTCGTCGGGGCGAACAAGCTTGCCAAGCGCTTCGGCGAAGACGGCATCTACTAA
- a CDS encoding FIMAH domain-containing protein, giving the protein MKNWLRLGKKGLTGCLALGLAFGSLMIQPVPASARVDKTFSEPVDLGSPIQSIAIYNASFGMEDGRQVMYTTVSGKPAIFQVVDLVSKEILRKFPLTGAESSWSHLTLPDGTVYIGGSGGSGRLYSYSPVTKQLKDLGSIGEGVAYGLSHDEKGRVYFGTYPNAKVGRYDPATGELKDYGTVAPGRNYTRATAYLNGYLYAGIGIQGSLVRLNVETGETKEIALPTYGGAVQTADVYQLDAAGKYIVAGLGSGNRALLFYDTEKEEWSDKYYLDNKGIKLSLGKPGSNKAYFVQNNHLLELDLNTLNAVDTGIEYGTFLRNTEWIEIPNDPDLPGSSLATVTFGGGVAYMNLETKKVKSVSYDMSGNPIPIQTLEKGPDGRLYMSGYPGGKGARFSPETGQMESFNLGQSEGMGALGNKLYLGNYTGAMIYELDVTQPLEDKVNPKLIYDIPHEDRPFIIKSGEGKLFIGTIPDYGVLGGALTVLDPTTGKEPVVYPDVIHNQSIVGLAVRDGKLYGSTTVAGGLGIDPTEPAAKLFVWDIATGKKIKEWVPSIPDAVSQPKIISGLTFGPDGLLWAAGNGTIFAMNPDTLEIVKSKTIYPTVTDYGRWRPVHIRVGSDGLLYTTLAGKLTVMDPKALDSVTLASTELMTLGNDGSIYYADSTSLKKITVTKGTGELPVKIGVPVVNGSFDQAVGTDGKIPGWTSLFSVTPNVSYGISSEVVRSAPGSLKLTDKATNETVGVKSDPMPVTPGTEYTVNMNVYLQSGRTLATLNFYDANDKEIGQTSVQITTNAGKWQPLTMTKAAPEGSVYARVVLFCSNLWMTTAYYDDVTMSYTLKINPEGLLTRIDGLEQSGDLKHSVSAQLANAVKQAVHQKEKGSYEQAVKHLQDALMHLEKAKPEDATDAARSLLKPVLEAFIGDWSQL; this is encoded by the coding sequence ATGAAGAATTGGCTCCGCCTCGGAAAAAAAGGGCTGACAGGCTGTCTGGCCCTCGGCCTGGCTTTCGGCAGCCTGATGATCCAACCCGTACCGGCGTCAGCACGGGTCGACAAAACGTTCAGCGAACCGGTCGATCTCGGATCGCCTATTCAAAGTATCGCCATCTACAATGCCTCCTTCGGTATGGAAGACGGGCGGCAGGTCATGTATACGACCGTCTCCGGCAAGCCGGCCATCTTTCAGGTCGTCGATCTGGTTTCGAAGGAAATTCTCCGCAAGTTTCCGCTGACGGGGGCTGAAAGCTCCTGGTCCCACCTTACCCTCCCGGACGGCACGGTGTATATCGGGGGAAGCGGCGGGAGCGGCAGGCTTTATTCCTATTCCCCGGTCACCAAACAGCTGAAGGACTTGGGAAGCATTGGGGAAGGAGTGGCTTACGGGCTTTCCCACGATGAGAAGGGCCGGGTCTATTTCGGAACCTATCCCAACGCCAAGGTAGGCCGTTACGATCCGGCGACGGGCGAGTTGAAGGACTACGGGACGGTGGCCCCCGGCCGCAATTACACGCGCGCTACCGCTTATCTGAACGGCTACCTGTATGCCGGAATCGGCATTCAGGGAAGCCTGGTCCGGCTCAATGTGGAGACCGGGGAAACGAAAGAGATTGCCCTGCCCACCTATGGAGGGGCGGTTCAGACCGCGGATGTGTACCAATTGGACGCGGCCGGCAAGTACATTGTAGCCGGACTGGGCAGCGGGAACCGGGCGCTGCTGTTCTATGACACCGAGAAGGAAGAATGGAGCGACAAGTATTACCTCGATAACAAGGGCATCAAGCTCTCCCTAGGCAAGCCGGGGAGCAACAAGGCGTATTTCGTCCAGAACAACCATCTGCTGGAGCTCGATCTGAATACCTTGAACGCGGTGGATACCGGAATCGAATACGGGACGTTCCTGCGGAATACGGAATGGATCGAGATCCCGAACGATCCCGACCTGCCCGGCTCATCGCTGGCCACCGTCACGTTCGGCGGCGGGGTGGCCTATATGAACCTGGAGACGAAGAAGGTCAAGTCGGTTTCCTATGACATGTCCGGCAACCCGATTCCCATCCAGACGCTGGAGAAAGGTCCGGACGGCCGCCTCTACATGAGCGGATACCCGGGGGGTAAAGGAGCCCGGTTCTCTCCGGAAACGGGCCAAATGGAATCCTTCAACTTGGGCCAGTCCGAAGGCATGGGAGCCCTCGGAAACAAGCTGTACCTGGGCAATTACACGGGAGCCATGATCTATGAGCTTGATGTGACCCAGCCGCTTGAGGACAAGGTCAACCCGAAGCTTATCTATGACATTCCGCATGAAGACCGGCCCTTTATCATCAAGTCCGGGGAAGGCAAGCTGTTCATCGGGACCATCCCGGATTACGGTGTGCTGGGCGGAGCTCTGACGGTTCTCGACCCCACCACCGGAAAAGAACCAGTCGTTTACCCTGACGTGATCCATAACCAGTCGATTGTCGGTCTGGCCGTCCGGGACGGGAAGCTGTACGGGTCGACGACGGTAGCCGGGGGACTCGGCATCGATCCAACCGAGCCGGCGGCTAAGCTGTTCGTCTGGGATATCGCCACCGGGAAGAAAATAAAGGAATGGGTGCCGAGCATACCGGATGCGGTTTCCCAGCCGAAAATCATCAGCGGGCTGACCTTCGGTCCGGACGGATTGCTCTGGGCGGCGGGGAACGGCACGATCTTCGCCATGAACCCGGATACGCTGGAGATTGTGAAGAGCAAGACGATCTATCCGACCGTAACGGATTACGGAAGATGGCGGCCGGTTCATATTCGGGTAGGCTCGGACGGGCTTCTCTATACGACGCTGGCCGGGAAGCTGACCGTTATGGATCCTAAGGCTCTGGATTCCGTCACACTGGCTTCCACCGAGCTCATGACGCTCGGGAACGACGGCAGCATCTATTACGCCGACAGCACTTCCTTGAAGAAGATAACCGTCACGAAAGGGACGGGAGAGCTTCCAGTGAAGATCGGGGTTCCGGTCGTCAACGGCTCCTTCGATCAGGCTGTGGGGACCGATGGCAAGATTCCGGGATGGACCTCTCTGTTCTCGGTCACGCCGAATGTTTCCTACGGCATCTCCAGCGAGGTGGTCCGCTCGGCGCCCGGCAGCCTAAAGCTGACGGACAAGGCAACCAATGAGACCGTCGGGGTGAAGTCGGATCCGATGCCGGTTACGCCCGGGACGGAATATACGGTCAATATGAACGTGTATTTGCAGAGCGGGCGCACCTTAGCCACGCTAAACTTTTACGACGCGAACGATAAGGAAATCGGGCAGACCTCCGTGCAGATTACAACGAATGCCGGGAAGTGGCAGCCGCTTACTATGACGAAGGCGGCACCCGAGGGCTCCGTCTATGCGAGAGTGGTGCTGTTCTGCTCGAACCTGTGGATGACGACCGCCTATTATGACGACGTCACCATGTCCTACACGTTGAAGATTAATCCCGAAGGACTGCTTACCCGGATCGACGGGCTGGAGCAAAGCGGAGACTTGAAGCATTCCGTCAGCGCGCAGCTGGCCAATGCGGTCAAGCAGGCGGTGCACCAGAAGGAGAAGGGGAGCTATGAGCAGGCGGTGAAGCATCTGCAGGATGCCCTAATGCATCTGGAGAAGGCGAAGCCGGAGGATGCAACGGATGCCGCCCGTTCCCTGCTGAAGCCGGTGCTGGAGGCTTTTATCGGGGATTGGTCTCAGCTGTAG
- a CDS encoding HEAT repeat domain-containing protein, whose protein sequence is MSIQESKTELPENYEALRAAANRTSSWRDRLAAVEELGKFNTPSTIDVLTHRMNNDTVYRVQEAAYRKLRSFGEDVKQPARRKGELIRGANKTFVRIKKSLPREHSYEAFKEKLRNMRLDLYDAYEGDKGDEFDAWLKSTWEGLLRR, encoded by the coding sequence TTGAGCATTCAGGAAAGCAAAACCGAGCTGCCAGAAAATTACGAGGCTTTGAGGGCGGCCGCGAACCGGACGTCCTCCTGGAGGGACCGCCTTGCCGCCGTCGAAGAGCTGGGGAAATTCAACACCCCGTCCACTATCGATGTGCTGACCCACCGGATGAATAACGACACCGTATATCGGGTACAGGAGGCGGCTTACCGCAAACTCCGCTCCTTTGGCGAGGATGTCAAGCAGCCGGCGAGAAGGAAAGGCGAGCTCATCCGCGGAGCTAATAAGACCTTCGTCCGGATCAAGAAAAGCCTGCCGCGGGAGCATTCCTACGAAGCGTTCAAGGAAAAGCTCCGGAACATGAGGCTGGATCTGTACGACGCCTACGAAGGCGACAAGGGCGACGAGTTTGACGCTTGGCTGAAGAGCACCTGGGAAGGGCTTTTGCGCCGGTAA
- a CDS encoding carbohydrate ABC transporter permease translates to MLHRTFRDRLTDWAIAVILTAVAAAMFIPFLYIFSVSFTSMDEYLRRSFLLWPERWVTGAYQYILANNRFVRSVGVTGFITVIGTLLNLAFTTTMAYGLSRRFYGQKLFLFLVLFTFLFSAGIIPTYLIVKAAGLLNTVWALIIPVLISPWNLIVFSQFFRGIPEELNEAAVIDGAGPFTVFWRVILPLSKPALATFGLFYAVSHWNAYFTGILYISDPKLWPIQVLLRQIVVVNDTSALQITEQVLTDPPPPETVQMAAILLATLPILIVYPFLQKHFAKGVMIGSVKG, encoded by the coding sequence ATGCTGCACCGAACGTTTCGGGACCGGTTGACCGATTGGGCCATCGCCGTCATTCTCACCGCGGTCGCGGCCGCTATGTTTATCCCGTTTCTGTACATCTTCTCTGTGTCCTTCACCTCCATGGACGAATACTTGCGCCGATCGTTCCTTCTCTGGCCGGAGCGCTGGGTGACGGGAGCTTACCAATACATCCTCGCCAACAACCGTTTCGTCCGGTCGGTCGGAGTGACCGGTTTCATTACGGTCATCGGAACCCTGCTTAATCTCGCCTTCACCACGACGATGGCCTACGGCTTGTCCCGGCGGTTCTACGGCCAGAAGCTCTTTCTCTTCCTGGTGCTGTTCACGTTCCTGTTCAGCGCCGGCATCATTCCCACGTATCTCATCGTTAAGGCCGCCGGCCTGCTCAATACGGTATGGGCCCTCATCATTCCCGTGCTCATCTCGCCCTGGAACCTGATCGTGTTCTCCCAATTCTTCCGCGGCATCCCGGAGGAGTTGAACGAGGCCGCCGTTATCGACGGAGCCGGGCCCTTCACCGTTTTCTGGCGGGTCATTCTCCCGCTTTCCAAGCCGGCCCTGGCCACCTTCGGCCTCTTCTACGCCGTTTCGCACTGGAACGCCTACTTCACCGGCATTCTCTACATCAGCGATCCGAAGCTGTGGCCCATCCAGGTGCTGCTCCGGCAGATCGTGGTGGTGAACGACACGAGTGCCCTGCAGATCACCGAGCAGGTGCTGACGGACCCGCCTCCGCCGGAAACGGTGCAGATGGCCGCCATTCTGCTCGCCACCCTTCCCATCCTGATCGTGTATCCGTTTCTTCAAAAGCATTTTGCCAAGGGGGTGATGATCGGCTCGGTGAAGGGCTGA